A genomic region of Manihot esculenta cultivar AM560-2 chromosome 15, M.esculenta_v8, whole genome shotgun sequence contains the following coding sequences:
- the LOC122721973 gene encoding uncharacterized protein LOC122721973 → MTDQPLKRILHRPETSGWMLAWFVEISPYCREYRPRTTIKAQALADFIAECSFNKEQVELNKKPSKAMEEEGERQPSQEFSWKLYVDGALSAGGSGAGVMLKGPEGFKVCYALRLEFSASNNIAEYETLINGMLIAMEIGATDLEINKLGEQGVNVKYQRIPREENEELDMLSRLSEEELEQLPNEVSIQHINIPAFDKMDAIMQVEEGQSWMTPYLEYLEKGKLPEDKAEAKKIVAQDPNYQAIRGTLYRRGKSSSWLRCIGPEEATRVMEEIHQGICGAHEGVGTLANKIFRQGYYWPTVKKKTEEFVRRCDVCQRYANAINIPATPQFSISSLWPFSQWGIDILGPFPKTTGQKKFIIVAVEYFSKWPETKAVPTIISRKMIDFIWGNIIYRFWIPRVLISDNAKQFDCKTFKEFTKNMGIWHKFSSVAHPQTNGQIEVTNRAILQGLKK, encoded by the exons atgacggaccaacctTTAAAGAGGATCCTCCATAGGCCCGAAACGTCAGGATGGATGCTGGCTTGGTTTGTTGAGATCAGTCCGTATTGTCGTGAATACCGACCTCGAACAACCATCAAGGCGCAAGCCCTTGCTGACTTTATAGCAGAATGCTCCTTCAATAAAGAGCAGGTAGAGCTCAACAAGAAACCTTCAAAAGCAATGGAAGAAGAAGGCGAACGGCAGCCCTCACAAGAATTCAGCTGGAAactgtatgtagacggagcattgAGCGCTGGAGGTAGCGGGGCAGGAGTAATGTTAAAGGGACCAGAAGGGTTCAAAGTTTGTTATGCCCTACGACTAGAATTCAGTGCCTCCAATAACATAGCAGAGTACGAAACCCTGATAAACGGAATGCTGATAGCAATGGAAATAGGAGCGACCGACCTTGAAATAAACA AGCTCGGCGAGCAAGGAGTCAATGTGAAAtatcaaagaatacctcgagaaGAAAACGAGGAGTTAGACATGCTTAGCCGATTATCTGAAGAAGAGTTGGAACAACTCCCAAATGAGGTATCTATACAACATATTAACATTCCTGCCTTTGACAAAATGGACGCTATAATGCAGGTCGAAGAAGGGCAGAGTTGGATGACCCCGTATCTAGAATATTTAGAGAAAGGAAAACTCCCGGAAGATAAAGCTGAAGCAAAGAAAATAGTAGCCCAAGATCCCAATTATCAAGCAATAAGAGGCACACTGTATAGAAGGGGGAAATCTAGCTCATGGCTCCGATGCATAGGCCCAGAAGAAGCAACCAGGGTTATGGAAGAAATTCATCAGGGAATATGTGGGGCTCATGAAGGAGTAGGGACATTGGCGAACAAAATTTTTAGGcagggatactactggcccacagtCAAGAAGAAAACAGAGGAATTTGTTAGAAGATGCGATGTGTGCCAAAGGTACGCCAACGCAATCAACATTCCAGCCACCCCTCAATTCAGCATATCCAGCCTGTGgccgttctcacaatggggcATAGATATCCTGGGACCTTTTCCTAAGACCACGGGGCAGAAGAAGTTCATAatagtggctgtggaatatttttcaaaatggccagagacTAAAGCAGTTCCTACTATCATATCAAGAAAAATGATAGACTTCATCTGGGGCAACATCATCTACAGGTTTTGGATACCGAGGGTGCTTATATCAGACAATGCCAAGCAATTTGACTGTAAGACTTTCAAGGAATTCACAAAAaatatgggcatatggcacaagttctcTTCGGTGGCCCATCCTCAAACCAACGGCCAAATAGAAGTTACAAACCGGGCCATACTCCAGGGATTGAAGAAGTGA